The DNA segment CGGCGAAGCGGGACCACGGTTGGACTGTCATACAAAAGTTGGAAATAGCTGAAATAGTCGAATCATTGGCAAGAAACATCATGAATCACCCGCCTCGAACACACCGCCAACCAACATGAACGTTTTTCCTCACAACCCGGGGTGCGACCAAACGTCGCATTTCTGTAGTATTACTACTACCCCGACCGTCTAAAAGCATGAAATGCGAAAGCTTTTGTAGTAAAACTACACGGCGCCGGATCACACTCCGGTAATCCAAGAATTCACGACGTCTGCCCATAAGGCCAGTCGCAAACTCAGGCCCCCGATTCTGGTGGCCTTTCCGCCCTGGAGCAAGCCATGCAAGACCTCGATCCAATCGAAACCCAGGAATGGCTGGATGCCCTGGAGTCGGTCCTCGACAAAGAAGGCGAAGACCGCGCTCATTACCTGATGACCCGTATGGGCGAGCTGGCCACCCGCAGTGGTTCGCAGCTGCCGTATGCCATCACCACGCCATACCGCAACACCATCCCTGTCACCCACGAAGCACGCATGCCTGGCGACCTGTTCATGGAACGCCGCATTCGCTCGTTGGTGCGTTGGAACGCCCTGGCCATGGTCATGCGTACCAACCTGAAGGATTCGGACCTGGGCGGACACATCTCGAGCTTCGCCTCCAGTGCCACCCTGTACGACATCGGCTTCAACTACTTCTTCCAGGCCCCGACCGAAGAACACGGCGGCGACCTGATCTTCTTCCAGGGCCACGCCTCGCCTGGCGTCTACGCCCGCGCCTTCATGGAAGGCCGGATCAGCGAAGACCAGATGAACAACTTCCGTCAGGAAGTCGATGGCAAGGGTCTGTCCTCGTACCCGCACCCATGGCTGATGCCTGACTTCTGGCAGTTCCCGACCGTTTCGATGGGTCTGGGTCCGATCCAGGCGATCTACCAGGCACGCTTCATGAAGTACCTCGAAGCGCGCGGCTACATCCCGGCCGGCAAGCAGAAAGTCTGGTGCTTCATGGGCGACGGCGAGTGCGACGAGCCGGAATCCTTGGGCGCGATCTCCCTGGCTGGCCGCGAGAAGCTGGACAACCTGATCTTCGTCATCAACTGCAACCTGCAGCGCCTCGACGGCCCGGTTCGCGGCAACGGCAAGATCATCCAGGAACTCGAAGGCGTGTTCCGTGGCGGTGGCTGGAACGTCAACAAAGTGGTCTGGGGCCGTTTCTGGGACCCACTGCTGGCCAAGGACGTCGACGGCATCCTGCAACGTCGCATGGACGAAGTCATCGACGGCGAGTACCAGAACTACAAGGCCAAGGACGGCGCGTTCGTCCGTGAGCACTTCTTCAACACCCCAGAACTCAAGGCCATGGTCGAAGACCTGTCCGACGAAGAGATCTGGAAGCTCAACCGTGGCGGTCACGACCCGTACAAGGTCTATGCGGCCTACCACCAGGCGGTCAACCACAAAGAGCAGCCGACTGTCATCCTGGCCAAGACCATCAAGGGTTATGGCACCGGTGCTGGCGAAGCCAAGAACACCGCGCACAACACCAAGAAGGTCGACGTCGAGAGCCTGCGTCACTTCCGCGATCGTTTCGACATCCCGGTCAAGGACGAAGAGCTGGAAAACCTGCCGTTCTTCAAGCCTGAAGAAGGCAGCGCCGAGGCCCGTTACCTGGCCGAGCGCCGCAGCGCCCTGGGTGGTTTCGTGCCACAGCGCCGCGAGAAGAGCATCAGCATCCCGACCCCGCCACTGGAAACCCTGAAGGCGATCCTGGACGGCTCGGGCGACCGCGAAATCTCCACCACCATGGCCTTCGTGCGGATTCTGGCGCAGCTGGTCAAGGACAAAGAGATCGGCCAGCGCATCGTTCCGATCATCCCGGACGAAGCCCGTACCTTCGGTATGGAAGGCATGTTCCGCCAGCTGGGCATCTACTCCTCGGTCGGCCAGCTCTACGAGCCAGTCGATAAAGACCAGGTGATGTTCTACCGCGAAGACAAGAAGGGCCAGATTCTCGAAGAGGGCATCAACGAAGCCGGCGCCATGTCGTCGTTCATTGCTGCGGGCACTTCCTATTCGAACCACAACCAGCCGATGCTGCCGTTCTACATCTTCTACTCGATGTTCGGCTTCCAGCGTATCGGTGACCTGGCCTGGGCCGCTGGCGACAGCCGCACCCGTGGCTTCCTGATCGGCGGTACCGCCGGCCGTACCACCCTCAACGGTGAAGGCCTGCAGCACGAAGACGGTCACAGCCACCTGCTCGCCGGGACCATCCCGAACTGCCGCACCTATGATCCAACCTACGGCTACGAGCTGGCGGTGATCATCCAAGACGGCATGAAGAAGATGACCGAAGAGCAACAGGACATCTTCTACTACATCACCGTGATGAACGAATCCTACCAGCAGCCAGCCATGCCGGCCGGTGTCGAGGAAGGCATCGTCAAGGGTATGTACCTGCTCGAGGAAGACACCAAGGACGCGGCCCACCACGTTCAGCTGATGGGCTCCGGCACCATCCTGCGTGAAGTCCGTGAAGCGGCGAAGATCCTGCGTGAAGAGTTCAACGTCGGCGCCGACGTGTGGAGCGTCACCAGCTTCAACGAACTGCGTCGCGACGGCCTCGCCGTAGAACGCGCCAACCGCCTCAAGCCTGGCCAGAAGCCACAGCAGACTTACGTCGAGCAGTGCCTGAACGGTCGCAAGGGTCCGGTTATCGCATCGACCGACTACATGAAGATCTTTGCCGAGCAGATCCGCCAGTGGGTGCCGAGCAAAGAGTTCAAAGTCCTGGGTACCGATGGCTTCGGTCGCAGCGACAGCCGCAAGAAGCTGCGTCACTTCTTTGAAGTCGACCGTCACTTCGTGGTGCTGGCTGCCCTGGAAGCCTTGGCTGACCGTGGCGAGATCGAACCTAAGGTGGTGGCTGACGCCATCGTCAAGTTCGGCATCGACCCGGACAAGCGCAACCCACTGGACTGCTGAGGAGTATTTTAAGTGAGCGAACTCATTCGCGTACCTGACATCGGCAGCGGTGAAGGTGAAATCATCGAGCTGTTCGTCAAGGTTGGCGACCGCATCGAGGCTGACCAGAGCCTGCTGACCCTGGAGTCCGACAAGGCCTCCATGGAGATCCCTGCCCCCAAGGCAGGCGTGATCAAAGAGCTGAAGGTCAAGCTGGGCGATCGCCTGAAAGAAGGCGACGAGCTGCTGGTGCTGGAAGTCGAGGGCGCCGCTGCGGCGTCCGAGGCTCCGGCCGCAGCCGCCCCTGCTGCGCCCGCCGCCGAAGAAAAACCCGCTGCCGCCCCGGCTGCAGCACCTGCCCAGGCCGCAGCTCCAGCTGCAGCCAGCGTGCAGGACATCCACGTGCCGGACATCGGCTCGTCGGGTAAGGCCAAGATCATCGAAGTGCTGGTCAAGGTTGGCGACAGCGTCGAAGCCGACCAGTCGCTGATCACCCTGGAGTCCGACAAGGCCTCCATGGAGATCCCTTCGCCTGCCGCTGGCGTGATCGAAGAAGTGATCTGCAAGCTGGACGACGAAGTCGGCACTGGCGACCTGATCTTCAAGCTGAAAGTCGCAGGCGCGGCTGCTGCCGCACCGGCTCCAGCGCCAGCCGCTGCTGCGCCGGCCAAGGCTGACGCGGCTCCGGCCGCCGCGCCTGCCGCTGCCCCTGCCGCCGCTCCAGCACCGGCCGCCACCGCTCCAGCGGCTGGCAGCAACGCCAAGGTCCATGCCGGCCCGGCAGTGCGTCAGCTGGCCCGCGAGTTCGGCGTCGACCTGGGTGCAGTAGCAGCCACCGGTCCGCACGGTCGCATCCTCAAGGAAGACGTGCAGGTCTACGTCAAGGCCATGATGCAGAAGGCCAAGGAAGCACCGGCAGCAGCGGGTGCAACCGGTGGCGCAGGCATCCCGCCGATCCCGGTGGTGGACTTCAGCAAGTTCGGTGAAGTCGAAGAAGTCGCCCTGACCCGCCTGATGCAGGTCGGTGCCGCCAACCTGCACCGCAGCTGGCTGAACGTGCCGCACGTGACCCAGTTCGACTCCGCCGACATCACCGAGCTGGAAGCCTTCCGCGTTGCCCAGAAAGCGGTGGCCGAGAAGGCGGGCGTCAAGCTGACCGTGCTGCCACTGCTGCTCAAGGCCTGTGCCCACCTGCTCAAGGAACTGCCGGACTTCAACAGCTCGCTGGCACCAAGCGGCAAGGCGATCATCCGCAAGAAATACGTGAACATCGGCTTTGCCGTGGACACCCCGGATGGTCTGCTGGTCCCGGTGATCAAGAACGTCGATCAGAAGAGCCTGCTGCAACTGGCTGGCGAAGCCGCGGCGCTGGCCGAAAAAGCCCGCACCAAGAAGCTGTCGGCCGACGACATGCAAGGCGCTTGCTTCACCATCTCCAGCCTCGGCCACATTGGCGGCACCGGCTTCACGCCGATCGTCAACGCGCCTGAGGTGGCGATCCTCGGTGTATCCAAGGCCACCATGCAGCCGGTCTGGGATGGCAAAGCCTTCCAGCCCAAGCTGATGCTGCCGCTGTCGCTGTCGTACGATCACCGTGTGATCAACGGCGCCGCAGCTGCGCGCTTCACCAAGCGCCTGAGCGACCTGCTGGCGGACATCCGCACCATGCTGCTGTAACGCGCTGCAACCTGCCTTCCCATGCGCGAAGGCAGGCCCCCTTTCGAGCTGCCACGCTCGTACCTCAACCCCGCCCTTGGCGGGGCTTTTTTTTGCCCAGGCCAGAGCGGCTTTAGCCGTCAACCCGCCCTAGCAACCTTCAGACTTCACTCAGCCTGCCGACAACCTGTTCACAGCATCCCTTATGGCCGCTTGCCAGCCTCCGGGACATGATGCAACCTTGCCAGATGCGCGACCGACCAGGCCTGCGCCACCCTCTTCAAGCGAGTCTTCGATGAAAAGCCAACCCGATGCCGCCAGCCGTGTGGCGGCCGAGGTCGTCACGCAGCTCCCCGTGCCCTCGCGGCTCGGCATGCTGCGTTTCGAAAGGCTCAACGAAGCCAATTGGGCCATGCTGTACCTCGACCCCGCCTGCGACCGTCAGTTCGGCCTGCCTGCCGCCGACCTCTGCGCCTTGATCGGCTCGCCCTATGCCAGCCTGATGGAGCCAGAAGCGCGCTACCGGTTGCACGACGAGATCCAGCTGCAGTTGACCCGGCGCGGCCACTACCGGGTGCGCTACACCCTGCACGCCAGCCCCGAGCCACTGCGCCTGCTGGAAGTCGGCGAAGCCTACAAGCAGCATGGCCGGCAACTGCTGCGCGGCTACCTGACTGTGCTCGACGACGCTGCAGAAGACGCACCGGACCTCGCCGCCAGCGACCTGGAAACGCGTAACAACCGTCTGCAAATCGCCCTGCAACTCAACCAGCGCGCCCAGCAGGAGCAGCTCGAACACCTGGAGCGGGTACGCGCACAGCAGGACCTGATCCTGCGCCTGGCACGCCAGCGCTACAGCGCCGACAACTCGTTGCTCGAAGCTGCCGAGCTGATCACCCAGAGCGCCTGCGAAATCTACAAGGTCGACTGCGCCAGCATCTGGTACCTCGATGACCAGCGCCTGGAGCCGATCAGCGCCTGGTATCGCCTGGAGCAGCAGCACCGATTGCCCGAGCCCATCGACGCCAGCCGCTTCCCCGATTACCTCGACGCCCTGCACGCCAGCCGCGCCATCGACGCACACAATGCCAGCCACGACCCGCGCACCCGCGACATGGCCGAGACCCTCTACCCCAGCGCCAACAACGCCATGCTCGATGCCAGCATCCGCGTCGATGGCCAGGTGGTCGGCGTGTTGTGCCTGGAGCAAACCGGCACGCCGCGGGCCTGGCAGTCCGATGAAATCGCCTTTGCCGGCGAGTTGGCCGACCAGTTCGCCCAGGTCATCACCAACCACAACCGGCGCACCGCCGCCAGCGCCCTGCACCTGTTCCAGCGTGCGGTGGAACAGAGCGCCAGCGCATTCTTGCTGGTCAACCGTGACGGCGTGGTGGAGTACGTCAACCCGAGCTTCACCGCCATTACCCAATACAGCACCGATGAGGTCCAAGGCCACCGCCTGTCGGAATTGCCCGCCCTGGAAAACCTCAGTGAACTGTTGTTCGACTCGCCTTCGAGCCTGGCCATGGGCAACAGCTGGCAAGGCGAGTTCAAGAGCCGGCGCAAGAACCTTGAGCCCTACTGGGGCCAGCTGTCGATTTCCAAGGTGTATGGCGACAACCGCGAGTTGACTCATTACATCGGCATCTACGAAGACATCACCCAGAGCAAGCTGGCCCAGCAGCGCATCGAGCGCCTGGCCTATACCGACAACCTGACCAACCTGGGCAACCGCCCGGCGTTCATCCGCAACCTCGACGAACGTTTCGCGCGCGACCAAGAAACCTCGATCTGCCTGCTGCTGGTCGACATCGACAACTTCAAGCGGATCAACGACAGCCTCGGCCACCAGACCGGTGACAAGCTGCTGGTCAGCCTCGCCCGACGCTTGCGCAATAGCCTGCACGCTGGCGGCATCCTGGCGCGCTTTGCCAGTAACGAATTCGCCGTGCTGCTCGATGATATCGGCCTGGAAGACGGCCAGGCGGTGGCGCAACAGCTGTTGCGTACTCTCGATAAACCGATGTTCGTCGACAATCAGCTGATCAACGTCACCGCCTCGGTAGGCCTGGCCTGCGCGCCGCTGCATGGCAGCGACCCGCAAACACTGATGAAAAACGCCGGGCTTGCCCTGCATAAGGCCAAGGCTAACGGCAAGCACCAGGTCCAGGTGTTCACCGAGGTGCTCAACGCCGAGGCCAGCTATAAGCTGTTCGTCGAGAACAACCTGCGGCGCGCCCTGACCCAGAATGAGCTGGAAGTGTTCTACCAGCCCAAGCTGTGCCTGCGCAGCGGGCGTTTGCTGGGCCTGGAAGCGCTGCTGCGCTGGAACCACCCAGAGCGCGGCATGATTCGCCCCGACCAGTTCATCAGCGTGGCTGAGGAAACCGGCTTGATCATTCCGATCGGCAAGTGGGTGGTGCGCCAGTCCTGCCGGATGAGCCAGCAACTGCGCGACGCGGGCATGGGCAACCTGCATGTGGCGATCAACCTCTCGCCCAAGCAGTTTTCCGACCCTGAGCTGGTCAGCTCGATTGGCAACATCATCAAGGAAGAGGCCCTGCCGCCGCACCTGCTGGAGCTGGAGCTGACCGAAGGCCTGCTGCTGGAAGCCACCGAGGACACCCACCGCCAGCTCGACGAACTCAAGGCGCTGGGCCTGACCCTGGCGATGGACGACTTCGGCACCGGTTACTCGTCGCTGAGTTACCTGAAGAAGTTTCCCATCGACATCATCAAGATCGACCGCAGCTTCATCAACGAGATCCCCGACAACCAGGACGACATGGAGATCACCTCAGCGGTGGTGGCCATGGCCCACAACCTCAAGTTGAAGGTGGTTGCCGAGGGCATCGAGACCGCCGAACAGCTGGCGTTCCTGCGTCGCCACCGCTGCGACGTCGGTCAGGGCTACCTGTTCGACCGGCCAATCCCAGGGCGTGAGCTGGTCGATAAACTCAAGCGCTATCCGCGCGGACCGATGGCCTGACAGCAAGGCCAGTCTCGGGCAATATAGGAACCATTCGGGCCTCATCGCGGGGCAAGCCCGCTCCCACGAACTCCCTCTAAATACGCGTGGGAGCGGGCTTGCCCCGCGATGAGGCCACAACTGCCTAGCTATCAACAGAGGAACGGCCATGGTCCTGCGTTCGGAAATCCTGGTGAACAAAAACGTCCTGCCCACCGCTGAACAGGCCCTGCCTGGCCGCGAAACGCCGATGACCTTGCCGGAGAAGCACTTCGTCTTCGAAGACACGCCCCTGTTGGGCCCGTTCTTCGACGACGTCGACTTCGCCATCTTTGGCCTGGGCTGCTTCTGGGGCGCCGAGCGCCGCTTCTGGCAGCGTGAAGGTGTGGTCAGCACCGTGGTCGGTTATGCCGGTGGCTTCACCCCGCACCCGACTTACGAAGAAGTCTGCTCGGGCCTGACCGGCCACACCGAAGTGGTGCTGGTGGTGTTCGACAAGGCCAAGGTCAGCTACGGCGAACTGCTGGCGATGTTCTGGGAGCTACACAACCCCACCCAAGGTATGCGCCAGGGCAACGACATCGGCACCCAATACCGCTCGGCGATCTTCTGCACCAGCCCTGAGCAGCTGGATCAGGCCCAGGCCAGCAAAGCGGCCTACCAGGCCGAGCTGGACAAGGCCGGTTTCGGCCCGATCACCACCGAGATCGCCCAGGCGCCTACCGTGTACTTCGCCGAGGCCTATCACCAGCAGTACCTCGCCAAGAACCCCGACGGCTACTGCGGCATCGGCGGTACCGGTGTGTGCCTGCCCCCTAGCCTGCAAGGCAACTGAGGGCAAGCCATGGCGACGATGACCCTGTTCCACTCACCGCTGTCGCCGTTCGTGCGCAAGGTGATGGTAGTGCTGCATGAAACCGGGCAGTTGGATCGGGTGCAACTGCAAGCGGTCAACGTCAGCCCGGTGGCCGGCGACGAGCAGCTCAACCAAGGCAACCCGATTGGCAAGATCCCGGCATTGCGCCTGGAAGATGGCGGCGTGCTGCATGACAGCCGGGTGATCTGCGAGTACCTCGACACGCAGCATGTGGGCATTCCATTGATCCCCCGTGAGGGCTCGGCGCGCTGGCGGCGGCTGACGCTGGCCTCCCAGGCTGATGCGATCATGGATGCGGCTGTTTCGCTGCGTTACGAGACGTTCCTGCGCCCGGCAGAAAAACGCTGGGACGGCTGGGTCGAGGCGCAGTCGCAGAAGATCCGCCGGAGCCTGACGAACCTTGAGCGCGAGCATCTGGCGGAGCTGGTTTCAGGCTTCGATATCGTTGCCATTGGTGTGGCTTGTGCGTTGGGCTATCTGGACCTGCGCCAGCCCGATTTTGGCTGGCGCGAGCAGCAACCGGGGTTGGCTGCCTGGTATGCCGAGGTGGCTTTGCGTCCTTCGATGGTCGCCACCGCGCCTGTGGCCTGACTGACGCTATCGCGGGGCAAGCCCGCTCCCACGCGCTGTCTCAGAGCATGTGGAAGCGGGCTTGGCTCATCTGGCTGTCACTGCGAACAACAGCCCAATCTTCCGGGCCAACCAGCGCCCAACTTCGCGATCCTCCCTCATGCCGACCTCCCCACCCGCGACCAGTCCAGCCGGCGGGTCAGCACCATGAACACACCCAGCAAGCCAAAGCACAGCAACGAGCCCATCAGCAGCGCATAGTCTTCGGCGCTAAGCAGCCCAAACAACATCGCATACAGCACCGCCAGCCCGGCCGCAAAGCCGACCCCACGCCACAGGCTGTGCAGCACATGGCTCAGGTAAAAACCGATCAGCAGCACACACGCCGAAGCAGACAAGCCATACGCCGGGCCAAAACCAAGATGCTCGGACAGCGACAACAGCAGCAGGTAGAAGAACGCCAAGGCCACGCCGACCAACACGTACTGCACCGGATGCACGCTGAGATTCTTCAGCACTTCGAACAGGAAGAAGCCGGCGAAGGTCAGGGCAATGAACAACAGCGCATATTTGATCGCCCGTTCGCTCTTGAGGTACTGGTCAACCGGGTCGACAAAGCTCACGCCGAAGGTCCGCTCCTTGTAGTCCGCGCACTGGGCAACCGTGGCGCACTGGCGCAGGGCATCCTCCAGGTTGGTGGCGAAGAACGAGGTCTGCCAGTGCGCCTTGAAGCCCTCGGCGTTGATCTCGCGGCGGCTCGGCAGGTAGCTGCCGACGAAGCTTGGGTGCGGCCAGTTGGCGTGCATGTCGACACTGCTGGTACGGCCAATCGGCAGCACATGCAGTTGGCCAGTGCCCTGCAGCGCGAGGTCGAAGGCGTAGCTGAACTCGCGAGCGCTCTGCCCATCCAGCCCAGGCAGGGCGACGTGTACCCCGCCGCGCATCCAGTCCAGCCCTGTACCAGCCTCGAACGGCAAGCGCTGGTCATCCAGGGTCAGCTCCAGGTTGCTCTCGATGCCGCGGATATCGCTGATGCCAACAGCCAGGAAGGGTTTGTCGAAGCGGTAGTCTTCGTAGTCTTTGTCGATGCCCCAACGCTCTGGCAGCTTGAAGCGCCCGGAGATCTGGCTTTTGGCGTGGAACAAGCGCGCCTGATAAATGCCCCGCGAGCGCAGCTCGGTGTCGATGCCAATCTCGGCGTCGAAGGTTTCCGGCAAGAAGTACAGGTGACCGTTGACGGTGGTGGTCTCCTGCACGCTGTGGCCGTCCTTGTCGATCCAGCGCCGCTCGTACTTGCGGTAAGGCACCACCAGCAAGGGGCCAGATATCTGCTGCTCGAAGCTTGAGCTCTGGGCGATATCTGCCAGCACGCTGTCACGCAGGATCTGCCGCTCCTCGATCAGGCCGCCGATCATCAGCAGCGGGATCAACAGCAGCAACATCAGCAAGGCGATCATGCCGAGCTTGAAACTCAGGGTTTTGTTCATGGGCAAGGGCTCCGTTTGCGATGGGCGCAGTGTGTGCTGCGTCCGTGGAGCCCTTAGGGAGGGTGTGTGGAGAGTCTGTGAAGATTGTGTGGTAGCGCGGCGCTAGGCGACACGCCGCGCCGGCAGCCACAACCTGACCCGCACGCCACCTTCGACGTTATCCACTGCCAATGCCCCGCCATGCAGCTGCATCACCTCAGCCACGAAGTTGAGCCCCAAGCCGGTGCTCTTGCGCCCGCTGCCCGGCCGCGGCAGGGAGTAGAAGCGTTCACTGACCCGGCCAATGGCATAGTGCGGAATGGCCTCGCCCTGGTTGAACAGGCTCAACGCCATTCGCTCCCCGGCCTGTTCCAGCTCGAACAACAGCGCGCCGCCCTGGGGGGTGAAATCCAGCGCATTCTCCAGCAGATTGGCCAGCGCCTGACGCATCAAGAACGGATCACAGCGTAGCCGCACCCCCACCGGCACGCGCTGACGCACTTGCAAGCCTGCGCTTTCAATCCGCGCCGCATGTGCCAGCAGCAGTTCATCGACCATCGGCGCCAAGGCCACGTCCTGCTCATCTTCCAAGGCCTGCATCTGCTCGACCTGGGCAAGGTTGAGCAGGCGCTCGATCATCTGCTGCAAGCGCCCGCTTTCGCGTTCGATGTTGCTGGCAAAGCGCACGCGCTGCTCAGCCGGCATCTCGCCCTGGAGCAGCTCAGAGGCGCCGCGTATCGCTGCCAGCGGGCTTTTCAGCTCATGGGTCAGGGTATGCACATAACGCTCGACATAGGCCTTGCCCGCCAGTTCTGTGCGCATCCGCTCAACCGCTGTCGCCAATTGCCCCAGCTCTCCCCCTTTGTAATGCGGCAGCGCCGCGCGCTGGCCCTCGCTGACCGCCTGGGCATAGTGGGTCAGGCGCCGCAACGAGCGCGCCAGCCACCACGACAGCAGCGCGCCGACCAACAGGCCCAGGCCGATCAAGCCCAAGCCCAGGTTGAGCAAGCGCCGCTCGGCGCGATCGATATACGGCTGCAACGAGCTGTTGGGCTTGGCCACGGTGACCACGCCAATGATCTTGCCCGCGTCCATGATCGGCGCCGCCACGTGCATCACCGAGGTGCTTTCGTCATCAGGGTCGCTGCGGGTGGAGCGCGCACCGTACTGGCCCTGCAAAGTCAGGTAGACGTCGTTCCAGCGCGAATAGTCCTTGCCCAGGTCGTTACCGGAAGAGTCGAGCAGTACCGTGCCCTTGGCATCGGTGACATAGATGCGGTGGCTGACCTGATTTTTCGCCAGCCCCCAGATCTCGGCACCTGGGCGGCGCTGGCCATAGGATTCGAGCAATTGCGGCAGGCGGCTTTGCGCAAGGGTGCCGGCCTTGACGTCATCGCGCAGGATCTCGGCCAGCAGGTTGGCCGTGTCGACCAGGGTTTCCTCGGAGGACTGGCGCACCACCGGGCGGATCTGTTCGCGCACGGTATTGAGCAGGAAATAACCCGACAGCCCCACGAACAGGAAATACACCAGGAAGATCCGGATCCCCAAGCGCATCAGGCGTGTTCCGGGCTGTAGCTGTAACCCAGGCCACGGTGGGTCTGGATCGGTTCGGCATCGGCGGCGACCAGGCGCAGCTTGGCGCGCAGGCTCTTGATATGGCTGTCGATGGTGCGCTCGTAGCCAGAGTCGCCCGCCACACCCAAGGCATCGAGCAGTTGCTCGCGGCTGAACACCCGCTGCGGTTGTTCGAGCAGGCATTGCAGCAGGCGAAATTCGTGGCGAGTCAGCACCAGCGTCTCGCTGCGGTAGATGATCTGCATGCGCAGGGTGTCGAGCTGAAACGGGGTAGCGGCACTGGCCACTTCAGCACGCGGGGCGATGCGCTTGAGGATGGCCCGCACCCGCGCGGCCACTTCGCGTGGGC comes from the Pseudomonas urmiensis genome and includes:
- a CDS encoding putative bifunctional diguanylate cyclase/phosphodiesterase is translated as MKSQPDAASRVAAEVVTQLPVPSRLGMLRFERLNEANWAMLYLDPACDRQFGLPAADLCALIGSPYASLMEPEARYRLHDEIQLQLTRRGHYRVRYTLHASPEPLRLLEVGEAYKQHGRQLLRGYLTVLDDAAEDAPDLAASDLETRNNRLQIALQLNQRAQQEQLEHLERVRAQQDLILRLARQRYSADNSLLEAAELITQSACEIYKVDCASIWYLDDQRLEPISAWYRLEQQHRLPEPIDASRFPDYLDALHASRAIDAHNASHDPRTRDMAETLYPSANNAMLDASIRVDGQVVGVLCLEQTGTPRAWQSDEIAFAGELADQFAQVITNHNRRTAASALHLFQRAVEQSASAFLLVNRDGVVEYVNPSFTAITQYSTDEVQGHRLSELPALENLSELLFDSPSSLAMGNSWQGEFKSRRKNLEPYWGQLSISKVYGDNRELTHYIGIYEDITQSKLAQQRIERLAYTDNLTNLGNRPAFIRNLDERFARDQETSICLLLVDIDNFKRINDSLGHQTGDKLLVSLARRLRNSLHAGGILARFASNEFAVLLDDIGLEDGQAVAQQLLRTLDKPMFVDNQLINVTASVGLACAPLHGSDPQTLMKNAGLALHKAKANGKHQVQVFTEVLNAEASYKLFVENNLRRALTQNELEVFYQPKLCLRSGRLLGLEALLRWNHPERGMIRPDQFISVAEETGLIIPIGKWVVRQSCRMSQQLRDAGMGNLHVAINLSPKQFSDPELVSSIGNIIKEEALPPHLLELELTEGLLLEATEDTHRQLDELKALGLTLAMDDFGTGYSSLSYLKKFPIDIIKIDRSFINEIPDNQDDMEITSAVVAMAHNLKLKVVAEGIETAEQLAFLRRHRCDVGQGYLFDRPIPGRELVDKLKRYPRGPMA
- the aceF gene encoding dihydrolipoyllysine-residue acetyltransferase, whose protein sequence is MSELIRVPDIGSGEGEIIELFVKVGDRIEADQSLLTLESDKASMEIPAPKAGVIKELKVKLGDRLKEGDELLVLEVEGAAAASEAPAAAAPAAPAAEEKPAAAPAAAPAQAAAPAAASVQDIHVPDIGSSGKAKIIEVLVKVGDSVEADQSLITLESDKASMEIPSPAAGVIEEVICKLDDEVGTGDLIFKLKVAGAAAAAPAPAPAAAAPAKADAAPAAAPAAAPAAAPAPAATAPAAGSNAKVHAGPAVRQLAREFGVDLGAVAATGPHGRILKEDVQVYVKAMMQKAKEAPAAAGATGGAGIPPIPVVDFSKFGEVEEVALTRLMQVGAANLHRSWLNVPHVTQFDSADITELEAFRVAQKAVAEKAGVKLTVLPLLLKACAHLLKELPDFNSSLAPSGKAIIRKKYVNIGFAVDTPDGLLVPVIKNVDQKSLLQLAGEAAALAEKARTKKLSADDMQGACFTISSLGHIGGTGFTPIVNAPEVAILGVSKATMQPVWDGKAFQPKLMLPLSLSYDHRVINGAAAARFTKRLSDLLADIRTMLL
- the msrA gene encoding peptide-methionine (S)-S-oxide reductase MsrA; amino-acid sequence: MVLRSEILVNKNVLPTAEQALPGRETPMTLPEKHFVFEDTPLLGPFFDDVDFAIFGLGCFWGAERRFWQREGVVSTVVGYAGGFTPHPTYEEVCSGLTGHTEVVLVVFDKAKVSYGELLAMFWELHNPTQGMRQGNDIGTQYRSAIFCTSPEQLDQAQASKAAYQAELDKAGFGPITTEIAQAPTVYFAEAYHQQYLAKNPDGYCGIGGTGVCLPPSLQGN
- the aceE gene encoding pyruvate dehydrogenase (acetyl-transferring), homodimeric type codes for the protein MQDLDPIETQEWLDALESVLDKEGEDRAHYLMTRMGELATRSGSQLPYAITTPYRNTIPVTHEARMPGDLFMERRIRSLVRWNALAMVMRTNLKDSDLGGHISSFASSATLYDIGFNYFFQAPTEEHGGDLIFFQGHASPGVYARAFMEGRISEDQMNNFRQEVDGKGLSSYPHPWLMPDFWQFPTVSMGLGPIQAIYQARFMKYLEARGYIPAGKQKVWCFMGDGECDEPESLGAISLAGREKLDNLIFVINCNLQRLDGPVRGNGKIIQELEGVFRGGGWNVNKVVWGRFWDPLLAKDVDGILQRRMDEVIDGEYQNYKAKDGAFVREHFFNTPELKAMVEDLSDEEIWKLNRGGHDPYKVYAAYHQAVNHKEQPTVILAKTIKGYGTGAGEAKNTAHNTKKVDVESLRHFRDRFDIPVKDEELENLPFFKPEEGSAEARYLAERRSALGGFVPQRREKSISIPTPPLETLKAILDGSGDREISTTMAFVRILAQLVKDKEIGQRIVPIIPDEARTFGMEGMFRQLGIYSSVGQLYEPVDKDQVMFYREDKKGQILEEGINEAGAMSSFIAAGTSYSNHNQPMLPFYIFYSMFGFQRIGDLAWAAGDSRTRGFLIGGTAGRTTLNGEGLQHEDGHSHLLAGTIPNCRTYDPTYGYELAVIIQDGMKKMTEEQQDIFYYITVMNESYQQPAMPAGVEEGIVKGMYLLEEDTKDAAHHVQLMGSGTILREVREAAKILREEFNVGADVWSVTSFNELRRDGLAVERANRLKPGQKPQQTYVEQCLNGRKGPVIASTDYMKIFAEQIRQWVPSKEFKVLGTDGFGRSDSRKKLRHFFEVDRHFVVLAALEALADRGEIEPKVVADAIVKFGIDPDKRNPLDC
- a CDS encoding glutathione S-transferase → MATMTLFHSPLSPFVRKVMVVLHETGQLDRVQLQAVNVSPVAGDEQLNQGNPIGKIPALRLEDGGVLHDSRVICEYLDTQHVGIPLIPREGSARWRRLTLASQADAIMDAAVSLRYETFLRPAEKRWDGWVEAQSQKIRRSLTNLEREHLAELVSGFDIVAIGVACALGYLDLRQPDFGWREQQPGLAAWYAEVALRPSMVATAPVA
- the creD gene encoding cell envelope integrity protein CreD; this translates as MNKTLSFKLGMIALLMLLLLIPLLMIGGLIEERQILRDSVLADIAQSSSFEQQISGPLLVVPYRKYERRWIDKDGHSVQETTTVNGHLYFLPETFDAEIGIDTELRSRGIYQARLFHAKSQISGRFKLPERWGIDKDYEDYRFDKPFLAVGISDIRGIESNLELTLDDQRLPFEAGTGLDWMRGGVHVALPGLDGQSAREFSYAFDLALQGTGQLHVLPIGRTSSVDMHANWPHPSFVGSYLPSRREINAEGFKAHWQTSFFATNLEDALRQCATVAQCADYKERTFGVSFVDPVDQYLKSERAIKYALLFIALTFAGFFLFEVLKNLSVHPVQYVLVGVALAFFYLLLLSLSEHLGFGPAYGLSASACVLLIGFYLSHVLHSLWRGVGFAAGLAVLYAMLFGLLSAEDYALLMGSLLCFGLLGVFMVLTRRLDWSRVGRSA